From the Nitrososphaerales archaeon genome, one window contains:
- a CDS encoding CDC48 family AAA ATPase, producing the protein MSQNTLSLKVLEAYTRDVGRGVARIDYDSMDTLSASTGDVVEIRGKRRTVAKCLPLYPSDEGKGIIRIDGLVRNNSGVAIGDTVIVKKIKAVPAEKVIVAPLEAIPPIDERYLADALESVPLIKGDNVMVPYFGGRLTFQVIGVNPAADAVLVNQKTIFHIAEKGETLRGVPQVTYEDIGGLKEEIQKVREMIELPLRHPEIFEKLGIEAPKGVLLYGPPGTGKTLLAKAVANESNAHFISISGPEIMSKFYGESEARLREIFKEAKEKAPSIIFIDEIDSIAPKREEVTGEVERRVVSQLLSLMDGLEARGKVIVIAATNRPNAIDPALRRPGRFDREIEIKVPDKRGRLEILQIHTRNMPLATEVEEQVDLDRIASVTHGFVGADLEYLCKEAAMKCLRRLLPELNMEEEKLHPDVLNKLIVTMDDFQNAIKEVMPSAMREVYLETPDVKWTDVGGLENIKRELQEAVEWPMRYPDLYKKLGHVMPKGILLHGPSGTGKTLLAKAVATESEANFISVRGPELLSKWVGESERGIREVFRRARQSAPCVIFFDEIDSIAPIRGIGGESMVTERVVSQLLTELDGIQSLQGVVVLAATNRADMLDTALLRPGRFDKLVFVPMPDKDARQKILEIHAKDKPLARDVDLGKLAEMTEGFSGADVSSVANTAVSLVLHEYLAKYPTPEEAAKHAEEASVSLRHFEEAIRKIRQQKEGKPGEKVTVPYYR; encoded by the coding sequence ATGAGCCAGAATACTCTCTCCCTAAAGGTGTTAGAGGCCTACACCAGAGATGTTGGTAGAGGCGTGGCAAGAATAGATTATGACTCTATGGACACTTTGAGCGCCTCTACTGGCGATGTTGTAGAAATTAGAGGAAAGAGGAGAACTGTAGCTAAATGTTTACCGTTATATCCTTCTGACGAAGGTAAGGGGATAATTAGAATCGATGGTTTGGTTAGAAACAATTCCGGTGTTGCAATTGGAGATACTGTTATAGTTAAGAAGATTAAAGCTGTCCCAGCAGAAAAGGTAATAGTAGCTCCTCTGGAAGCTATACCGCCAATTGATGAGCGTTATCTTGCCGATGCCCTTGAGAGCGTTCCATTAATCAAGGGCGACAATGTTATGGTTCCTTACTTTGGAGGGAGGTTAACATTCCAAGTCATAGGTGTTAACCCAGCTGCCGATGCTGTTTTAGTCAATCAAAAAACCATATTCCATATAGCTGAGAAAGGTGAAACACTCAGAGGCGTACCGCAGGTTACTTATGAAGACATTGGAGGTCTGAAAGAAGAAATTCAAAAAGTTAGGGAAATGATCGAACTTCCGTTAAGACATCCAGAAATTTTCGAAAAACTTGGTATAGAAGCACCGAAGGGTGTATTACTATACGGTCCTCCCGGTACTGGTAAGACCTTGTTAGCAAAAGCTGTAGCTAACGAAAGTAATGCACATTTTATTAGCATAAGCGGACCAGAAATAATGTCAAAGTTTTATGGAGAGAGCGAAGCTAGGCTACGAGAGATATTCAAAGAGGCGAAGGAGAAAGCGCCGAGTATAATATTCATCGATGAAATAGACTCTATAGCTCCAAAAAGAGAGGAAGTTACTGGAGAGGTGGAGCGAAGGGTAGTAAGCCAGTTATTGTCGCTTATGGATGGACTTGAAGCTAGGGGTAAGGTAATAGTTATTGCTGCAACAAACAGACCAAATGCTATAGATCCTGCGTTAAGAAGGCCCGGAAGGTTTGATAGAGAGATTGAGATTAAAGTGCCAGATAAGCGTGGCAGGCTAGAGATACTTCAGATACACACAAGGAATATGCCTTTAGCTACAGAAGTGGAGGAGCAGGTGGATTTAGACAGGATCGCATCAGTTACCCATGGATTTGTTGGTGCTGATCTCGAATATCTATGTAAAGAAGCTGCGATGAAGTGTTTACGTAGATTACTTCCAGAACTAAATATGGAGGAGGAGAAACTGCATCCCGATGTTCTTAACAAGCTGATAGTTACTATGGACGATTTCCAGAATGCAATAAAGGAAGTCATGCCATCTGCTATGCGTGAAGTCTACCTAGAGACACCTGATGTGAAATGGACTGATGTCGGTGGCCTCGAGAATATCAAGCGTGAATTGCAGGAAGCTGTAGAATGGCCGATGAGGTACCCCGACTTGTATAAGAAACTGGGGCATGTGATGCCGAAAGGCATACTGTTACATGGCCCCAGTGGTACTGGCAAAACATTACTTGCTAAAGCTGTTGCAACGGAAAGCGAAGCCAACTTCATTAGCGTAAGGGGACCCGAACTGCTATCAAAGTGGGTAGGTGAATCTGAACGTGGTATAAGGGAAGTATTTAGAAGAGCAAGGCAATCGGCACCATGTGTGATCTTCTTCGATGAAATAGACTCAATTGCACCTATAAGGGGAATTGGGGGCGAAAGCATGGTAACAGAACGTGTTGTAAGCCAGCTGTTGACGGAACTCGATGGTATACAATCTTTACAGGGTGTAGTTGTATTGGCAGCTACTAACAGAGCTGATATGTTAGATACCGCTTTGCTCCGACCTGGCAGATTTGACAAGCTAGTCTTTGTGCCTATGCCAGACAAGGACGCACGGCAGAAGATACTAGAGATTCATGCGAAGGATAAGCCATTAGCGAGGGACGTGGATCTAGGTAAACTTGCCGAGATGACGGAAGGGTTCAGTGGCGCAGACGTTTCATCCGTAGCTAACACTGCAGTGTCGCTGGTACTGCATGAATACCTAGCCAAATATCCTACACCAGAGGAAGCTGCCAAGCATGCTGAAGAAGCATCGGTATCATTAAGGCACTTTGAAGAGGCCATAAGGAAGATACGACAGCAGAAGGAAGGAAAGCCGGGCGAAAAGGTTACTGTTCCATACTACAGGTAA
- a CDS encoding GNAT family N-acetyltransferase, protein MSKKQKRSIRKLRSLITIEDMTIDDLPKVFHLGEKAYLTEFPLLYRTWDEFEVTDYFNTDPDLCVVAKLNSKVIGFAIGKISEKAKSAWKYGYISWIGVSKGYQRLGLGRRLYKRLESKMEEKGARMILLDTELSNTDALTFFKRLGFQSSSAHVWLTKLLKE, encoded by the coding sequence GTGAGCAAGAAGCAAAAGAGGTCAATTAGAAAATTAAGGAGCCTTATAACGATTGAAGATATGACAATAGACGATCTTCCAAAGGTTTTTCATTTAGGTGAGAAGGCTTACCTTACGGAGTTTCCCTTACTATATAGAACTTGGGACGAATTTGAAGTAACGGACTATTTCAACACCGATCCAGACCTTTGTGTCGTTGCGAAACTCAATAGCAAGGTTATTGGCTTTGCCATTGGAAAGATCTCTGAGAAGGCAAAAAGTGCGTGGAAGTACGGATATATATCATGGATTGGTGTCAGCAAGGGTTACCAAAGGCTAGGGCTTGGGAGAAGGCTGTATAAACGGTTAGAAAGTAAGATGGAAGAAAAAGGAGCTAGAATGATACTGCTCGATACTGAATTGTCAAATACCGATGCTTTGACGTTCTTTAAGAGGTTGGGTTTCCAGAGTTCCTCCGCACATGTGTGGCTAACTAAATTGCTTAAAGAATAA